caagaggaagataggcgttgatgggaacgtggagacttataaggctagactagtagccaagggttacaggcaaagagaagggattgattatgaagaaaccttttctcctgtagccatgattaagtccattcggattttacttgctatagctgcgtaccatgattatgagatatggcaaatggacgtgaagacgacctttctgaacggctacctagaggaagagctctatatgactcaacccgaaggtttcgtgtccaagtctgaaaagactaaggtatgcaagcttcaaaggtccatttatggacttaagcaagcctccaggagctggaacattcgtttcgacactgaaatcaaaacgtttggttttactcaaaacgaagacgacaattgtgtttatcaaaaagtcgttggggatgcagttgtattcctagtgttatatgtagatgacatattactattcgggaatgacactgcaatactttcttctgtaaaagtgtggttgtccaaaaccttccacatgaaagatttaggagatgcatcttatgtacttgggataaagctctatcgtgatagatccagaaaattaattggattatcccaatctatgtacattgataaggtgctaagtaggttccagatggaacaatctaagaaaggttttcttcctgttagacatggaattcacctttctaagtccatggaacctaagactcctgaagagatacgcaAATGAAtattattccttatgcttctgccatagggagtctcatgtatgccatgatatgcacaaggcctgatatcacATATgatgtgagcattactagtcgatatcaatctaacccaggaccagaacactgggcagctgtcaagacggtccttaagtacttaagaagaactaaggacatgttcctcgtatatggaggagcagcagagttgcgagtggaagcctatacagacgcagatttccaatctgacgttgATGATAggagttccaactccggatatgtattcactctaaatggtggggctgttagttggaaaagcaagaaacaaagtgtaattgctgattccacaacagaggctgaatatgtcactgcagctgaagccggcaaagaagcgttctggatgaagaagttcatcactgaacttggggtggttccaaccattacatcaccagtaactttgtattgtgataatagtggggcgatagctcaagccaaggaacccagggcacataaaaagaacaagcattttgacaggcgctttaatatcattagaagatatgctgccgaggggaaagtcaacattctcaaagttgcttcagccgataacgtagcagatccactgacaaagccaatgtctcaaatccagcttgaccgtcatatggaaaagatgggtattagatacatgggaggatggctttgagtgcaagtgggagattgttggaagtatgcccacaaagccactcatttgatgtaatagctttttggaatacttaatgtattaaacttttatatgtttaatgaagggcaaagctcattgttaatcactatttattgtatcatgtatttaagcaataagggaatcctagggatgtatttgatctaagagacaagtgatctaagtgagttagattatcgagaccattctcttatgttcattcctaaaacgttcctagccataggattgccaattgggcattgacaatccgctaaggttaatatgtgttatgttgactcaagcgtgagtatgactagtctcaagtcatttggtgttggacactaagacaaacacataggtgctcgaaagagtaatcgagtacactgaacaacgatcaaaaaagagttcgaacatacatgtcatgtaagaactcgaaagttgcaatatgcaaagtagtcctttgacctgaggcatcatagatgtctaatggttaggtccttgatctttgatcatgtcaacggcattccatcggagtgtccacggcattgttggggtcaagctatctagtcgtgtaggcatatgaatgcacaacaagggatctctaaccttccatggtggaaggagaatactctaagttatgattctaaagtctttggccaaagcatatgaatatgacttaggaagtttgttccaaatcatattcaagggaatcatatagataagtatcacattggatagtagacatgaaacaaactatcacttaaacaatgtgattaagagtattgtattagagaaggaccgtattgcattgtagttgtaactggataggttctccaacaacttctacttagcttgggtaaccatgacatactgctaggtgtcaatcatggtttatggaagccttgaagattagccaacactaatcaaagggagaattgaaatgtggttttaattcacaatcgatcgttaagagtaacaatcgcccactgcctcgctaattagaacctaatggatcgtacaccgagtaagggtaaaagtgaagaaatataaatgagatggataagcaattaaatggtttaattgagaatggtcaagattaattaattagttaattaattttacgaaaggttcgtattgggcttttaagttggttttgggcttcggggctcaaaagcgttttggtccacaaggcccattatatttaagttgtatgacaactaaaacaaaatgggcaattagcccaataacaaaggtaaggccggccataagggtgagggtagcaacttggattaattacaagtttgccactcacttgaaatgaagtataaaatcaactttatagctttgtttctcattagggttttttcttggtgaaatgaggtgaaacactttctctcattttctctaaagaggccggccacttagggatattaatctagcaatctcttcttccctaagtcatccatttcattttcacacttaacccttggtgtggagacttagagacaccaaacttttggtgttttggagatcatttccttacatccacaaagtccaaaggagcacaaaaggagaaggaaatcacaagcaatatccaaggagctaggaggtgacttgaaggccctccacttgggtgaatcccttgtgtaaacaaggatgagcttcaagggtaaagaaactctaaatctttacttctctttaatgttgttaaagagtttattggttcaccatatactaggctttgaaagtcatgggttttatgaattgttttttaatgcatgcctactttaaagtgttaatagtttgcatatgtattcaaatgttcttacttgttcttagctaggacaaattttttccttcacacttgactatagtactaagtgacaattaAATTATATGTAATTAGGCGAACAACATTGCCGGAATATCTTCTGTGAAAGAAACAAACATATGGAAATTTCCAAAAACATATTGCTTTCTACTCGCACTATGTTGGAAAAGTCGAaattgaattctttatttgtcaCTAAAACTATTGAAATCTTTATTCACTATTTGGGTAAGTCCAATATATTTCTGTGTGAGGTTTAGGTTAGCTTATTCACATATTTGGTTGGGGTGAGCTGCTGCTGTTCCACAAATGTGCGCGCTTTTTATCTTTTAGGTCAACAAACATTTGATCATGCTAACATGCACATCgatacttagttttcatttaattatttatatttaatactaatttaaataatttcaaAAGTATTTTTTTATGTCTATATGCTTTTTAGCTTAAAACATTTCTTCAAAATTGTACCGACATAATAGTTAGACAATATCAATAATACATACGTCTCTTAGGATCTGGCAAACAAATTGGAACCGAGCTTATGGACCTTTTTCTTTATCTGCTTCGCACATGTTGGGTCATATAAGGAGGGAGATAAAATACGAGTAGTAACCATGATAGGTAAGTTCAGATAGATGATTTTAATGGGCGACAATATAGTTTTGTTACCATATGGTTTCAATTCTTTTCGTAAGTACGTTTTATTTACCCTTCATGTACATGCCACCTTTCTGTTTGTAAgcaatttcatggattttcAGTTTTTGATATTGATCGTGAGGCTGATCTTCTGTGTGGTCACATCGACTCTTATCCTTTCGTTCATTCCATGCACAAATAAACAAATGTTTTTGGCTCTTATCTCTCTTTTGTTTTAGAGTCACAGGAGACATGGAATGCATGTGGTCCTATATATCCCTCCATGTACTCACAAACGAACAAATTAATAGGCCTTCTATCGAGTAttgaacaaaagaaaaggaacaaaTTGGCCACAAGTAAAGGACACTTCCAAGCTTCCCTTGATCTATAACTTGAAAACGACATTTTCTTACCCCAAAAAAAATGACATTCTACTTCTAAAGCTTATATAACACGATGGGTGCAACCTCCTCAGTATTCATGTTTGCATATGTTTTCTTTATTAGGGTCGGTTGTTTGAGAAGTTGCGAGTATTACAAAAGCACCTCATCATTATAGAAAGCGACTAATCAGCATTTACAGTCTCGTAATAATGTGACCATAATGCAAAGCGACTAGTGATATTTATTGCTACTTATAAGTAAAATGTCTTAAATTCAACGTACATTGAATACCTAATTACTAAAGATGACTAATATAATGTGGCTTATTAATTAGAGTATAAATTATAATATCGCCGTTCTATAAACCAATAAATACATCACGACTTTGGGTACTATATTAAGAAATTTTGAGAGATGGATATATACCTGCAAAACTTCATTGAATTAGTGCCACATGGAGTTTTGGTGGTTGGTAGATCTCACGTTTATGATTCTAATTAGAGTGTCGATAATTAAAGTTAGTTTTGGAAAATGATGTATGCTAATTctgaaaaaaatcaaataaagagCTCCATAAATCTCATAAAGTGCCCACATTGCTTAAGAGCTCCCTAAATCTCATAAAGTGCCCACATTACTTAATTTAACAGTTTGAGATCCCATAGAAATCTTAACCAGAATTGTATTTTGGTTGTACTTTTTGtcttttgcttttattttaatttacacTGGCAATCTTGTCAAACATATACACATTCTAATCCCaaaaccttaaatttaattataactTGTATTACACGAGCATGTTTTAAAGGCACCAAAATGCAAATGTCTAAAGTTAGTTTGGTGCTTCCATGCAAGTTTGCAATCCAATCCAAGGATTAAGATGGACAAAAAGAATTTTGAAAAAACTTAGGGGTTGCACAAGGTTGCACGGTTTGAACTATCGGTGGAAAATGAATTGATTTGGTTCAAGGTATTCATGATTTAATTGATGATATATTATTTCAGGATGACCCTAACTTGTAAAATTGAGTGCATGACACTCTGCTTTTACTTTGACCGGGTTGAAATTTCAAACAATAATTTTACCGAAGCCCATATAAATGCACCAAGTCCTTTTTTTACGTATTTATTCATTCTTCTCGTAAATGAATATCGTACGgttttcccaaaagaaaaaCTTAGAAGTCAAGCAACTGTATTTGAATTGTCTGTAATTTGTATTAAGAGCGTGTGGTGAGTAGTACAACAATGCAACATGTTGCTTCGAAAGGAAATTGAGAAacttttagtttgtgttttgtttttaatttcttcGAGCAAAAGAAACATCCACTGTCATCATCTTCCTTTGGCTCCTTCAAATATTCTTAAACCAGTGGATTGTCAGTCTATTTATATAAAAAGTCCTCCAAATTCCCCAtttcttttttataaattagatttaaatttaaatatacttATAAGACAGGAAGTGGGATAGCCACGAAACATAGAATAGCaaaagagagaaatagagaggaTGAGCACCACATCCTCCTCTGTTTTTTTCATTACATATATTCCAATCCCACTCCTTAGATCTTAGCTTTCATCTTTTTTCTCATCTGGGTCCTCCTCAAATGGTAAAATTTCTcagctttttattttatttttttcttttggttgatCTTGCTTTTTGAATTGTTGGGTCTCTCTGATTTTCTGATCCACAATTCTGCTCAATTTTTtgatttgttgggttttttgtttgtttaggaAGTCCGCTTTGTTGTTCTGATTGGTTCATGAAGGATCTGATGTTCCAAGATTGGATTTGACGTTTCCTAATTGTTGTTTCAGTCAGAGCACTATCTGGGTTTCTGTCTGAATTTTGGACAAGGTAATGTCTTGTGCTTATCCACATTTTGATctctttgtttctatttttggATTGAATATCGGAGTCTGTTCAGATTTATTAATGTAATCCCGATGAAAAGTTTGCCTTTAACTATTGAATTATGAAGTTTCTTAGGCGGATTTTCAATTCAGATTGAATTGCATATATTCTAAGTGTGCTTTTTCagttgaattgaattgggttgttGGATTTGTGATGTTTTGTTGCAGAAAAAAGATGGAACCAGATCATGGGAAGCTCTTCATTGGTGGGATTTCCTGGGACACAGATGAGGAACGGCTCAAGGAATATTTCAGGAAGTATGGAGAGGTTGTGGAGGCTGTGATCATGAGGGATCGTGCAACCGGTCGTGCTCGTGGTTTTGGGTTTGTTGTCTTTGCGGATCCTGCAGTTGCAGAAAGAGTAGTTATGGATAAGCACATGATCGATTGCCGCACAGTGAGTAACGCATCTAATCGATCTTTATGTCAATTCTGTTATAGATTTTTAGTTGCAGTGCTGCAATATATCCTATAGACTTGTATTTTTAGAAAGGATCATATTCTCTAGACTTAGTTTACACTTAGGGTTAACGAAATGAAAAACCTTTTAGTTTGCGTTTCTGTATTCTCACTAGATTGAATCAATCAATTCAAATTGCATTTAGTTATTTTGAGTCTGCCACACGCAAATTTAGGATGGCACCAATAGTTTTGTAAAGTTTGTTGTTTCCAATTTTAGGTGGAAGCAAAGAAGGCTGTTCCTAAGGAGGATCAGCACATTTTAAACAGAACTGGGGTTGTCAATGGTTCCCCCAGTCCTGGACGCACAAAAAAGATTTTTGTTGGAGGTTTAGCGTCCACAGTCACCGAGAGTGACTttaagaagtactttgatcaaTTTGGAACAGTCACTGATGTTGTGGTAATGTATGATCACAACACACAAAGGCCAAGAGGCTTTGGTTTTATTACTTATGACTCGGAGGAGGCTGTTGACAGAGTTCTGCTTAAAACATTTCATGAACTCAATGGTAAGATGGTTGAGGTCAAGAGGGCAGTCCCTAAAGGGCTATCCTCAGGGCCCAGCCGGAGCCCTATGATAGGACACAACTATAGTCCGGGTAGGACCAATAGTTTCCTCAACAGCTATGCTCAAAGTTATAATATGAGCCCGATTGGAGGTTTTGGCATCAGTATGGACACCAGGTTCAGTCCAATCTCTAGTGGTCGTAGCCGGTTGTCTCCATTTGGCCCTTCTGGATATGGATTAGGTATGAATCTGGAGCCAGGGTTGAGCCCAACGTATGGTGGTAATTCCAACTTTGGCAGTAGTCTAGGATATGCACGAATGTTGAGCCCCTTTTATAGTGGCAATTCACACAGGTATAATACCCCTGTTGGATATAATGTGGGTAATGGGAGGAGCAGTCCTGTATTAAACACAACTACTCGGAATGTCTGGGGAAACAGCGGCATCAACAATAACTTGAACCCTGCCAGTACCGGGGCTTACCTGACCTCTTCAAATGGAGGTTTTGAAGTTGCGAGAAATAATGGCTCAAATTGGGGTGCTAATTCTTTTACAACTGAAAGTAGAGGCATTGCTTCAGGCTATAATAGTGCTAATGGTTATGGAAGTGGAAGTAGCAGCTTTGGATTGGGAGGGGGAGGATATGGAAGAAACGGTGACACTTGTGTAGCCCCAACATCATCATTTCCTGGATCAACTACTGGTTATGAGGGGTCTTATGGGGACTTGTACCAGAACAGTTCAGTTTACGGCGACTCAACTTGGCGCTCTAGCAGTCCTGATCTAGATGGTTCTAGCACGTTTGGTTATGGGCTGGGCGATTTACCTGCAGACGTCACAGCCAAAAGTTCTGGTGGCTATATTGGAGGTTACAATGTTACCAGTAGACAACCAAATAGAGGTAACTATCTCCTTAAAACTGAATTAAGAGAACAGGTTAATTCCAAACGAACAACTCTTTTCTGGAATATGAAAGATTTGACTGCATACCATGGCTCAGTTATTTTTATTCTTGATTTGAAGATATATCGTTCTCGATTGCGAATAATTCATATGAAAGTTATACATGTTTAAACACAACATAGAAAAACTACCACGCCCTTTTCTACAATCATACTAATAACATTGATTCCACGACATACTTTATGTTCACATTCATGTATGTGAAGAGATAACATGCCAGCAGCCCAACCTAAATTGTTGAAAGTTGAATTGGATGGTGTTAATCGACTTTTCATTAACTAGAAGTCATGCACGCTGAAGTTAACTAAATTATATGTAACAGATATAAAGAATTTCGAATGCTTCTCTTTTTACTTGTCAAATTAGTTATATGCCGACAGAGTGACAGTTAAATGTTATTTCATCGAATTCACTTTATTTTTTCTGCTCTTTTTTGCTGGATAAATATGTACTTCAGGAATTGCTGCTTAGGTGATTTGTTTGGTATGAAGAGGTGAAGCGAAACCAGTCAAGCATTGAAGGATTGTGAATATTATACGTCTCCCTTATTAAGATTTTCAGCTTATAAGGAAACTGATCATGTAGTTCTAACGAGGTTCCTTCAATTGGAAGTATACATATTCAGAGAGAAAGCAGTTACATGGAAATTTGTGTCAAGGTTTGGGATTTGCTTTTTTTTCCTCGAAAACTTAGGTTCCCTTCTTAAAATTCGATTGAGGTGTAGCATCAGATCGCAGGATATATACTCAGGAAGACGGTTTCAATTAATGTACCTTCCATCTCCAGTGGGACGAGCCAGTGTTAGTCTGCCGAAAGAGATAGAGCAATTGATTTTTTAACTTTCGtttgtttttttccttcctaTTTCGTTTCGTTTCTGTAAGCCTGCAAAGTTGCTGGTGGTTATATTTCTTCTGGGATTTGGTTTTTCTCTATTTACTCGTGTGAAACAATAGGACTCCCAACTGGGGTAACCCCCATCAATAAGTTTAACATTTTgattcattgtttttaagttcaattgttttctcttctttcttcccatgcTATTTTCTGCTTCCTCTATATTATGTGGAAAATGTAAATAGTTTGAGTACATTTGCACTCATGCAGCATTGAAACGAGTTCATTGTCACGTGGCGTTTTGGTTCAACAATGCCCATTCTCATGTGTAAGTTTTTCTTCACATTGGTTAATTCATTTCATGAAAATTGCTCTCGCCCTGATGATCATAATTCAAACTAAACAGTAGAGTCCCAATGATTGGAAATCCCATGTGGAGATTTTTATTTGTCCCCCAACACTCAACTGCCTTTTTCTTGTGCTTTATAGGATTCCCTTGTTCTTTTCAATgtgaaaagaaggaaaaggagcaTTGCTCACAGCTCAAAATGTCAATAAAGTGGACTACTGCTCCATTTGTTTTTACCCTCAAAACCTGTCTTTTTCCTCTGTTCTATGCTTTTAAGCGGTCAGTGATTGGCCTAGACTTTTCCACACTGAAGTGTATAGACTGATGACTGGGGTTAgccttgtcacatcccggccaggggcggaccacttcccgggtcCGCTCCatcactgtagcacgat
This window of the Malus domestica chromosome 03, GDT2T_hap1 genome carries:
- the LOC103405018 gene encoding heterogeneous nuclear ribonucleoprotein 1-like, with protein sequence MEPDHGKLFIGGISWDTDEERLKEYFRKYGEVVEAVIMRDRATGRARGFGFVVFADPAVAERVVMDKHMIDCRTVEAKKAVPKEDQHILNRTGVVNGSPSPGRTKKIFVGGLASTVTESDFKKYFDQFGTVTDVVVMYDHNTQRPRGFGFITYDSEEAVDRVLLKTFHELNGKMVEVKRAVPKGLSSGPSRSPMIGHNYSPGRTNSFLNSYAQSYNMSPIGGFGISMDTRFSPISSGRSRLSPFGPSGYGLGMNLEPGLSPTYGGNSNFGSSLGYARMLSPFYSGNSHRYNTPVGYNVGNGRSSPVLNTTTRNVWGNSGINNNLNPASTGAYLTSSNGGFEVARNNGSNWGANSFTTESRGIASGYNSANGYGSGSSSFGLGGGGYGRNGDTCVAPTSSFPGSTTGYEGSYGDLYQNSSVYGDSTWRSSSPDLDGSSTFGYGLGDLPADVTAKSSGGYIGGYNVTSRQPNRGIAA